A region of the Mytilus trossulus isolate FHL-02 chromosome 11, PNRI_Mtr1.1.1.hap1, whole genome shotgun sequence genome:
ccccctccagaatatcaaatggtcgtcgcctttagtaaaaataatctggggaagaaaaaaaaaacatttaccttGTTTGTGTGGTTGTTCGAACAGTTTCCTATTTGACATCAATCTGTTCCCTCTTAAAAACATGGCTGGCTTGTGTAGCTATTCGAAAACACTGAGGATCGTAATACATCAAACCAATGAAAACCCACAGAACAAGACACACCCTCGACACTAAAACTACTCACAACATTTGACCACAGACTTTTTGatcaatttacttttaatcaaTTCAAGACAAAGTAGCCTACGGACATAATATATCATAAAGAACTAAAAACACTCGTTCTATTTCTAATTAATTAAGAAGGACTTCAACTATTTCtttatagatatacatgtatttttaacaatatagaTGTATATGTTCCAGTGAATTTGTATTATTAGAGATTTTGTAGAATCCCTGATTTTTCAGGGAAATATGTAGAATCACTaaaatcattagtaattatatataatccctgaaaatgaccagtgattttacataatcactgaacattttaataattattctacaaatgatttcagggattatgaataatttaatgatcctttgtttgataaaaaaataatatagacaaattatatttttttctttcattaattCCTTGCCAGATGAAACAATTTTGCTTTTAAACACAGAGGATGATCTAAAAGATATAACCAACACAGGGTTTTGAGATAAAGTTTTAATAACTTCAGCATTCCCTTTATAGTAATAGctttacatgtattgtttgtttattaaacgCCAgcttcaaatgaatattcaggtaaaaaagaagatgtggtgttattgccaatgagacaactgtcaacaagagacaaagagagccgtggtgtagtggttagtgcatcggactactaacacaaaggttcctggttcgattcccgttcgggaggaaaatttcaggaactcaattttcggctctcctttgacaccatttgcgagtatggtcttgaggaaacgatgaaagtccgtcggaaggggacgataagtAGCTGaaccgtgttaagagagagagAGCCATACCTCTTGCACGTTAATGgtacccttgtagatttcgaaaaagagtaagctaatgccgctacaaggcagcactcgcacccgcaaagtggaaagggattaatataagttgtaaaacttgtttcccaatccactataaataaatatgtttaaactaacaagaaaccaaaatgacacagaaattaacatctatagtTCGCCGTACggcttcaacaacgagcaaagcccataccgcatagtcagatattaaaggcctcgaaatgacaatgtaaaacaattcagacgagaaaattaacggccttatttatgctCTATTTTTAAATCCACAAAGCATGTATTTGTGATACATGTAAAGCAAATAGTGAAGAAGATTATGGAACATCTGTTTTGTTTAGAGGAAGTTTGCAGTTGGTGTAATATTCTCATAGCAATTCCACATGGTAAAAAAGGAAAGGGAATcccaaaaaacataatgacaATTGTTTAAGAAAAGTCTGAAAAAGGATATCGCCTGACTACAAAACATGGTATCTTTCTTTCTCGAACCGGTTCAAGGTCGCAAATtcccatcttggttgattgggggggggggggggtgtaccTCCAGATGTTTTACTGAACACTCTATTTCACTTAGGCGTGTCGTTAAAATCTGATTCGATATGTGCAGGAAAAGGTTTTCTAAAATGTGGGTATTGTGGTAAACTGTGAACAGATGTGAAGcttatcattttgatatattgtggTTCACATTTTCATGTATTGTGTCTaccatttaaagaaaattttggTAATCATTTTGCTATATTGTGCTTACCATTTTGCAATTTATGCTACTTAttataatgatgtttttatgtgatttcatagaataaataatttcaattttattcattttctttataaataaaactttttcttcatttcagtttTTATGTAAAATCCCTGACGTTTTTCtagtgattctacataatccctgaaagtttcagggattctacataatcactgattatacatattcactgtaacatatataccaCTTGAAGTTTCAAATACGAACTATAACCGGcgaaataaattttatctagATTTCAATACGGCACCGGATTTTAATACAAgtataatttattgttattaatttCCTGACGCGAACTACTTCAGGAGTCTATACATCTCAACTTACAAGTGGACATGTTCAGACTTACATGTACGTCCGACAACGATAGACAATAGTCCTGATCATAGGGGGTTTGGGGTTAGGAAGCCAAGGAATTTCCtatttaaactaaatatatcGTTTTTTGCATCGACTTCTTAAGTGTCCTACTCCATTCGTTACCTAGTTGCGGACCCCAATGACTTTTGTATCAAAATCATAATGACCATATGTATAGTTTAATTAGTTCTAGCTCAGgtaatatgtatgaaatatttgcaactggacaaCTAACAGATAGAAGGATTAATAAATCACGAAATCCACCTCTGAGTATGATAAATATCAACCTCCATGTAAGTTGAGAAAGGACTGTCGTAATCTTTTGATAGTTTTCGTGAAACTAGTCAAGTGTTCGGCCTGTATCTAACATAACTTTTCAGGGGGAGGGTTAAAAACAAGCAGTATCAGACTTTGTAGTTTGTCGAAGCCTTATAAGCTTTTTTCACCCTCAATATGCATTaactatttgtcactggacattttagaaaaatgcaataaaataaatcGCAGTTATCATGAACTATCAATATGTAtcataaattgaaatatacaataatGTGAGACTAGAGTAGTGTGTTATGAGACTGCCCTCCGTAATCTTTTCTACCATTTTAATTAGGGAGATTACGGAGCCCATAATCCCCTCTAATCTTCTTAAGCCAGCTTATAATCCCCTCTAATCTTCTTAAGCCAGCTTATGGTACGATTTAAAGCAGCTTATGATGCAACTTTAAGCAGCTTATTATGCAATCAATCGGATAAAGATAATCCTTATCTTTTAATCTAGATTAGATAATCCTTATCTTTTAATCTAGATTAGTGCTCCTCAATGTTTTTGTTCCTTTAAGCACATCATTGTGCAATCAATCGGATTAAGATAATCCTTATCTTTTAATCTAGATTAGTGCTCCTCAATGTTTTTGTTCCTTTAAGCACATCATTGTGCAATCAATCGGATTAAGATAATCCTTATCTTTTAATCTAGATTAGTGCTcctcaatgttttgttcctttttttttatcccgaTAAGAGTTAACAATTGCTAATTATAATCTATTTGTTTTCGGATTAGAGAACCGAGTATTAACCCTTTTAATCCTGATTAGGATAAACAAATgctaattataatatatttgttttcggATTAGAGAAACGACTCTTAATTTGTATCCTAGATTAGAGGAATCCCTTTTGATAATTAACCAGTTGTTTCCAGACAATGAAAATCCAATTGTTTTCGAACTTAATTAGCGGATCCTTTGTTTGAATAAAGGGAATTAATTGTAACGGAAGGAGAGACaggctattttttatttttacaggaaATACTCTACACAACAGATTGCAAGAGAGAAGAAATATTAACAAACCGCTAACTGTATTTTCTAACAAACTAGTTGAGATaaggatatttaaaaaaatgaaaaaagtttttctttctttctcttTGTAAATTCTtgatattattttctttcttttctcaattagtttgtttaaaaataaacaccTCGTTGTCTCATCTATATATAGTTtcttttaacacaaaataataacacatttcatgtattaatcatttatttaaaatattctagatttagttaaaacatttaaattgtaaccatttttttctcttcttttttattgtaaatatactgTTTATGTCTCGTTGCACATACATTTTCTTTTGGGTTTCCAAAttagtttctgttttttttgtctttttattccGTTGGATGTATTCATTGTCACTATCTTCACTGTATTCATCTGTTTCTTctttctccttattttcttcttctgttttcttttctttataagaGGTAGACTCGAATCgtactttgtttgttttttcgaCATTCCTAAACAAACAAAGTGGAATGTCAGTAGACTTTAGAAATTGGTAGAATTGATGTATACCAGCTGTTAGTTTTCTACGACCAATTGGAACTGTTGAATCACGTATCAAGTCAACGATATGAGTGTTTGAAATAACTTTTCCGTCAATGCAAACTTCACCTTGTTCGTCCCACTTAATAGATGGTTGTTTTTGTAAGTAAAGCAAAAGTCGCAAGGCTTTGTCTTTATATCTAGATGGAATAGTGATATTGATTAACGATTGTAAATCATCATGTAACGGTTTCTGGTCATAAGAAAGATTGTGTTGGTCATTGTCTCGAGGTGGAGTGTCATTTAACACCACTTCCGCTTTCGATTGATcttcgttttgtttttgtaagaCAGCCTCGAATTTATGTTTAGGAATAAGAATCATTTCCTTCGTCATTTTAAGTGAGCAAGCACAATCTTTACTACTATAGGAATGAGATTTGATCGATACTTTAAAAGAAGTCTCTTTCGATGTAAACGTTGGGTGTCCTCGGCAGTGATTTTACGAATAACCGTTTTGTACTCCAacagtttctttttatttagcGGAGATAGTGTAACGACTCCATGTAAAATGTTGTATATACATTCTAGTAGGATCTTAAATTGTTCATTATTCATCGTTTTTATCATTGCGAGTCTTTGTTGATCCTCAGCGGAAGCCAATAAGGATAGAAAATTAACGTGTCTAATCACTTGCTTACTCATAGCTTTTTAAGTATTATTTCGGAAGAAAAACCACACAGTTCTCTCCAATGAATATATTTGTTCTAAGTAAATAAAGTTTGTCTGTGTGAGCGCTCAAATCAATCGTCAAGTAtccgtatttttttttggtggcGAGTTCGTAGGCCGACATGAAATATTTCACCTGACCTGGTAAAATTTGTTTAGCAAGTACGGTTAACTGGTGTTGATCACGATGATTTTTCAGACAAATAATGTAAGATGCATTCAGGGAAATGGTGCGCATGAATTTACCCGGAGAATGATATAAATTCTGAGTAAGCATTAAAAGACTTATGTTCTGATGATGAGATTTTAccgtaaataaatttaaaacttccaCATCGTTCACTGCTGTTGCGAGCAAATCGTCTAAAACCAGAAGCATATGTTCCCTTTTTTCTGACCATGCATCCACTTGATCACTGCTTGGTAAACCTTCATgaaaagttatattgtttatttctttttccatACTTGTGAATAATTCTTGATAAACAGAATAGCAATATACAATTTTTACAGGAGGGGATGAAAACATACCCCCAGCTTGTTTAATTATGCGAAAAGTCAACATAGTTTTTCCACTTTGTGTCGGTCCCACaattaaaatagaacatggtGCTTGGAAAGGTAAAAGCGTACGATCTCCACTTGACATGGTCTGagttttttcagttttaatttcCCCACAAATGACTGAAATAAAGTTGAAGTTCGagttttatatgtttgataCATAAgtagtttttgttgttttggtttttttttttttttctttttctttttacatgtatttagcttcttttgttatatttttggtatggttttttattatttttttttttttttttacgtgtTTTGCTTCGATGTTCctttttgatgtgtttatctTCCGTTCTCAACCATTAATGcaaaaaactgttaaaaatcaTTGAGATGTATACACACATGCTATTTTATAGCTACACACAAAATGGATTATTATGAGTGGAATATTGATTTTGAGAGGTAAACATACACACAAAGTATTCAAAGGTACACATTTATtgattgtgataaaaaaaaatacaaggagaaaaaaagaactttattggatatttttttcactGGTTTAAAAATTCTCATTTTGTATGGATGTTTCTCGAGAGTTCGTTTGGATATAAGTTCATTATAACACAATGGACGAAGAAGTGAACAATCTTTTGGCACCGATTTATTACAATTTAGAAAATCCAAGTTCTTTTTCCTCAGCTAGCAAACTTTATCACATTGTTAATGCGGATGGGAAAAAAATCGGTTATCACAAAATAAAGAGATGGTTAAATGCACAAGACAATTATTCGTTACAAAAAACTCCCAGACGTTCTTTTAAGAGATTACGTGTGTATACAACTGGAATTGGTAACTTAATGGACGTTGATCTAATGCAAGTAAGTAATTTATCACAATGGAACTCTGGATTTAATTTTATACTAGTTGCCATAGATTGTTTTAGTCGTCGGCTTTGGATGCAAGCATCAAAGAGTAAAAAAGGTGTTGATATAgccaaagcttttgaaaaaaTCCTCCAATCAGCAAAGGTAGACAAGATCCGCTCGGATGTGGATGGGTGTTTCAAGTCGAAGGTTGTCCAAAAACTTTTCAAGGACAGGGGAGTGCGACATTTTGTTACTAAAAACGAGATAAAAGCAAACTATGCAGAGCGTGTGATACaaaccataaaaaataaattttatcgtTACTTTACTAAAAAGAGAACGTATCGGTACATTGACAACTTACAAAAGTTTGTAAAGAGCTACAATGCAACACCACACAGGTCCTTAAACTTCATAGCCCCCAACGATGTTACACCAGAAAACGAAGCGGATGTATGGGTTCAACAATacttgaacaaaaaaaaatcacatgatAAGAAGGTACGACCAAATACTAAAAACACGAAACAACTTAAAACCGAAGCAGatttgaagagaaaaaaaagaatgcaaCGACGAAAGAGTTACACATATAAAATAGGTTCTCTTGTTCGAATTGCTTATACGCGACACATCTTTAACAGAAGTTATAGTCAAAAATGGACGGATGAGATATTTAAAGTTGTGCGGAGATTTAAAAAGCAGAAcatcaacatttataaattggGTTCCTTTTATAACGATGAAATGATTTTAGGTGAATATTATTCTGCTGAACTCCAAGCTGTTGATAAATCAGATGCATCACTCTGGGTCGTAGAGAAAGTTCTTAAAAAGCGTAAAAGGCGAGGGAAGACTGAGTTTTTGTGTAAATTTCAAGGTTGGCCTGATAAGTATAACCAATACATTCCCGAGGAAGACATTCAAACATTATCATGACAAACGACGATATTGACGAGGATCAcattattttcttattcaacGATCAATCAAATAAGTATTATCCTGAAAATATACCTTCAAATTTCAAGGTTCACCTAAGTGACACATTGTATTTAGAAGGAAAGTGGGAAATAGCTGTTTTGGATTTTTATTCCAAGGAGAAAATTTcaactgttaaaaaaaccaaacacgAACTATACATTTTTTGTGACGTATGTATGGGTGTAAGTCTGTTTCACAATGAGTTTTCACTTTTACGACGTGTATTTCCTACACCAAACAATACTTGGAATTACGTTTTTTCTAACCCTATTTTCGTACCTGTGAAAAAAACTGAAATCCGCGACTTAGAAATACATATTTTCGACGAAAGTGGAGAACAAGCGTCATTTTTAAATCAACGTTTGTCCTGTACACTACATATTAGAAAAAGAAAGGGGAAGTGTCAACGATGAATGCAGACAAAATGTACATTCCAAGCATGGAGAAGTGGTcgaaatattatcaaaatgttgtGCAGGGGAATAATAAAACGTATATAACGCACATTAAAAATACCGGACGAAATGGGTCTTTTATGATACCTATTGAGAATCAAAAATCACCGTCAACCTCGTCGAAATCTAATGAAAAGTACAATATTCATCTAGTTAGTCCAAGTGCGCAAATGGTCGAAATGGCTAAAGAGTCTTTAGAAGATGAGGGTTTGcatataaaaggaaaaaaacgtAAACGAAAGACCAGTCATAAGGCAACCAGCAGTGGAGTTGGCGTATGCAAAAAGAAAAGAGAACCAAAACGAGACGTTTTTTCAGAGTACATGAATTAAAAATGGCTTTACTAACATCACAGAATAACTTTACAGAAGCTATTCCTTCACAATTAGAAGTTTTCGAGATACCTCCATACCAGTTAGGAGTTGAGTCAATTTCGTATGAAGAATGTCGGCCTACATCACAAGTAACAGCCTACAACCCAATAGAATTTAATTTGTGTGCCCAGAACGGACTAGAATACATCGATCTCAGACGGTCGAAACTGTATGTTAAGTTGCGTGTAAAACATAGCAATGGAGACAATATTGCTATAGATTCAAAGGTGGCACCAGTAAATGGATTTTTCTATGCACTTTTTTCTCAAGTCGACTGTTACCTACAAGGTTCACTGGTATCATCAAGTAATACCAACTACTCGTACAAATGCATGATGAAAACGCTACTCGATTATGGACAAGATGCAAAAGCATCACAACTAACGAGTGCGTTGTTTTATAAGGACAGAAGTGGACACATGGACTCATTTGATACTAACACGGGTCTTTACGAAAGGAAAAAACTGATAGGTAATTCTAAGAGCCTTGATATGGAAGGAATGTTGTTTCACGATCTTTTTGAAATGGATCGTTACTTATTAAATATGGTTGACGTAAAATTGAAACTTTTCAGAAGTAGACCGAGTTTCTGTCTAATGTCAAGCGAAGACGATGCGGACTATGATGTTGTCATTGAAGATATTGTCGTTAAAGTGTGTAAAATTAAGGTCAATCCGGCAATCATTTTTGCTCATTCGGAAGCATTGAAATCAACAAATGCTAAATATCCCTATACAAAAACAGTAATGAAACATATCACTCTCATGATGGGTAGTACGAATGCAGTGTTGGAGAACATTTTCCAAGACGTGAAACCAAAACGAATCATCATGGGTCTAACTTCGACAAACGCCGTGAACGGTGATTATCAACTTAATCCGTggaattttcaacattttgacTTGCAACAAATAACTTTGTACTGTGATGGAGTTCCTGTAGATGGAATTCCTTTGAAACTACAATTTAACGAAGACCGGGGTGCAACAAATGTTGCAGCGTAcgttaaaatgtttgaaaactgTGGAAAGTGGGGCGGAGATGCGGGGAATGAAATAACTAGATCGGACTTCAACAATGGATATGCTTTATTCTGTTTCGATTTACAACCTCACTTTTCAGATGCCAACTATCTGTCACTGGTAAGGCAAGGAAAAGTCAGACTTGAATGTCATTTTGCAACACCCTTACCAGAAACTGTCTCTTTACTCATTTTAGCCGAAAACTCTGGCTATTTTGAAATAACGGAAAATCGTCAGATCAAAGTAGAACACTAAAATTATACCTAATACTGTTTGTTGTATTTTGTCCTATTTAGATTATGTTATGACACAACCACATTATATGACATTTCTTTTTCTGTGtttaatatttctatttgtctaataaatattcaaatataattcttttacttgttttttttcttcctgTTCGTCTTTTAAAATGTCTTCGCTATAGAACTGATGCATTGATTTAAggtttttttacattgtttttggTAATTTACCTGCTTTCAGGTAATTTATTAAGTTTGAAAACCAATTTGGAAATTTTGTGCAAGAGTGGTAAACAttcatttaattaaatgtttttcatcaaaacttaaacacaaccaaaaacaaaccaaataaaaaaatatacgtttgtatcaaacatataaaactCGAACTAAAACAATGCAGACACacactaaattaaaaaaaaatagtaaacaaaatagaaacaggaaaagaaagtaaaaaacCATTTTCTGACTTTGTCTAGCGAGAAAAGTATGAAAAGATATTTAAGATCATCAATCAAATTGACCAGTTGGAACATGGAGATTGGGTAACATAGCACAAATGTTTTATTCTTCTATGAAGACCACGAATaatttatatcttatattttttttacagtcgtGATTTTAACGCACTTATATTTACACACCGCTTAGAAATGAAGAAAAGATTTACACAACTGCGTAAGGTCCATTTAAATTAAAGACCactcaatttataaaagagtGTATAATTTGTTAGTATGGTTGTTGTtgtttgatttaattaaaatgattGGGTGTTTTTTAATAATAAGGTGGTTTTTTTAGTTCATACTAGTTAATCATTTACCAATGAATATGTATGTTcaatatgtaatatttgtcactgTAATTTTAACAAACGTTAATGATACCGATGAATATGTATGTgctatatgttatatttgtcacTGTACGTTTTATACACGTGAGGTGCGAAACTGTATTCTAGTAAATCATGTGCCAATGAATATGTATGTAATATTCGTCACTGTACGCTTAACAAACGTTGTCTTTTCGTCTATTTTATCCTCGATGttgtcagatattttttttttcaatttatgaatttgattGTCATTCTTGTATCTTTAGCCCCTCTTTTAAGACTTGTTTCATAATTTCCatttaatacaaataatgaATGAGATAGAGATGATTTATAACGCTTTCGTGTTCGAGGAGCGAAAAGGGagaatgtatatatatctttgtaagttaaaaaaacaaacattgattAAACTATATCATTTGTGTGAGGAAAAGAAGCAAATTGAACAGTGGAAGAAGGATCTTCTTTCCAAACTGTTCTTTACCTATAAttaattaaaagagaaaaaaaaaatgactttttttaaaacgtATTTAAAGGTATGAGTGATAAGCGACGTGGTTCCTTTATTAAACTTACCAACATGGAAGAGACAAGAAGTAATACGGAGAGCACACAAACGACTTGGCGCTTCATGGGAGAAAATATTCCCAAAGCAGAAATCGTGTATTTCTGtcaaataattattgtaataaCAATTGTTATAGCATCACTTGTTAATATAACAATGCAAAATGGAAACACTGAATTATGGATTAGTTTATTGAGTGGGTGTACTGGATATATTTTACCAAATCCATCCATCCGaaaagtttaattaaaaaaaacatggctATGCATGCACGAATATGGTATGACCCTACGCATGAATatacctgtatttaaatcactGTATATAAAAACACCACAGTCATCATGACTCAGTGTCAAATTGATTTGGTGAGAGAAGCAACCAAATGTGATTACGAACACCTCGACACAAATTTATTGAAGAGAGAAGCTGTGTTTACCATTGACGACGAGACTAAAGTAATTATTAAGAAAACAGGAAGACGACTACAGCAAAAGACATTCATTCATATCGTTGTAAagggtaaaaaaatcaaaatcaacagAGACGTGTGGCTAAAATTGTGTAATCTGAAAGAGAGTATAGTGTTTCTACATTCTTTTATTGAAGATCACTAAACTTCATTTGTTTTGAGAACAATCGCCATGTCGGGCATGGAGAAGAAGCTTCTAACTACAGTCTTGATCTATTCTTTTGCCGAGGTGTTACAGGAATTGATTACAAAGAAAACGAAAGAAACGTGTTCTGGTTGCCAAGTTGAACACCCCAGTCAACATAACCACGAATGTTTGATGAAAAGCGAGCAGGAGCACTTGGAAAGACATTTTGAAACAGCATGTCGTTCGTTTTTACTTTTAGATGTGTTGATTAAATTCAGAGAAGACGTAAAAAAACTGAACATGTCTTCAGAATTTGTGTGCAATTACTTCCTACTTAACGTGATCGTATTGGACAGACTACGTAGTCAAACAATAAAAGACAATGTTTACCGTTTAATGGAAAAAAGAATCAAATCACGTGAAAACttaatatgacattttttattttttttaaatttcttcatatattgtacattgtatgtaattttatttattatttatattcttgtattcatgtttgaaattttgtgcgttcaataaatatttcttaacttgttttctttttgaaatttgttggTAGAACTGAGGCTTTTCTTTCACGATTTGGTTTTTCAATGTTGGTTTTCAATATTCTGTGgtcaaatgatttttaacagtttttgcaTTGTTGGTTGAGAACGGAAGCTTAACACGTCAAAAAGGAACACCGATGCCAAAcacgtaaaaaaaaaacataccaaaatataaaaaaggagctaaatacatgtaaaaagaaaaatcaacaaaaaatacttatgtatcaaacatataaaactCGAACTTAAACTTTATTTCAGTCATTTGTGGgaaaataaaaactgaaaaaactCAGACCATGTCGAGTGGAGATCGTACGCTTTTACCTTTCCAAGCaccatgttctattttaattGTGGGACCGACACAAAGTGGAAAGACTATGTTGACTTTTCGCATAATTAAACAAGCTGGAGGTATGTTTTCAACCCCTCCTGTAAAAATTGTATATTGCTATTCTGTTTATCAAGAATTATTCACAAGTatggaaaaagaaataaacaatataacttttcATGAAGGTTTACCAAGCAGTGATCAAGTGGATGCATGGTCAGAAAAAAGGGAACATATGCTTCTGGTTTTAGACGATTTGCTCGCAACAGCAGTGAACGATGtggaagttttaaatttatttacggTAAAATCTCATCATCAGAACATAAGTCTTTTAATGCTTACTCAGAATTTATATCATTCTCCGGGTAAATTCATGCGCACCATTTCCCTGAATGCATCTTACATTATTTGTCTGAAAAATCATCGTGATCAACACCAGTTAACCGTACTTGCTAAACAAATTTTACCAGGTCAGGTGAAATATTTCATGTCGGCCTACGAACTCgccaccaaaaaaaaatacggaTACTTGACGATTGATTTGAGCGCTCACACAGACAAACTTTATTTACTTAGAACAAATATATTCATTGGAGAGAACTGTGTGGTTTTTCTTCCGAAATAATACTTAAAAAGCTATGAGTAAGCAAGTGATTAGACACGTTAATTTTCTATCCTTATTGGCTTCCGCTGAGGATCAAC
Encoded here:
- the LOC134689861 gene encoding uncharacterized protein F54H12.2-like, with amino-acid sequence MALLTSQNNFTEAIPSQLEVFEIPPYQLGVESISYEECRPTSQVTAYNPIEFNLCAQNGLEYIDLRRSKLYVKLRVKHSNGDNIAIDSKVAPVNGFFYALFSQVDCYLQGSLVSSSNTNYSYKCMMKTLLDYGQDAKASQLTSALFYKDRSGHMDSFDTNTGLYERKKLIGNSKSLDMEGMLFHDLFEMDRYLLNMVDVKLKLFRSRPSFCLMSSEDDADYDVVIEDIVVKVCKIKVNPAIIFAHSEALKSTNAKYPYTKTVMKHITLMMGSTNAVLENIFQDVKPKRIIMGLTSTNAVNGDYQLNPWNFQHFDLQQITLYCDGVPVDGIPLKLQFNEDRGATNVAAYVKMFENCGKWGGDAGNEITRSDFNNGYALFCFDLQPHFSDANYLSLVRQGKVRLECHFATPLPETVSLLILAENSGYFEITENRQIKVEH